From the Psychrobacillus sp. FSL K6-4046 genome, one window contains:
- the accC gene encoding acetyl-CoA carboxylase biotin carboxylase subunit, with translation MMKKVLIANRGEIAVRIIRACKELNIETVAVYSEADREALHVQLADEAYCIGPRLSKDSYLNFSNIISVAKLTGCEGIHPGYGFLAENAEFAELCEECDIKFIGPTSQAIKSMGIKDVAKETMQKAGVPTVPGSKGIVKTEEDALKVANEIGYPVIIKATAGGGGKGIRVAKDEADLIKGIKVTQKEAAAAFGNPGVYLEKYIEVFRHVEIQVLADSHGNAVHLGERDCSIQRRMQKLVEEAPSPALSEAMRAEMGAAAVKAALAVGYESAGTVEFIFDHINQKFYFMEMNTRIQVEHPVTEMITGIDLIKQMLKVAAGEKLPFEQKDIKLNGWAIECRINAENPDKNFMPSPGLVEFYLPPGGLGVRVDSAVYPGYTIPPFYDSMVAKLITFGETREEAIAKMKRALSEFAIEGVDTTIGFHEKLMNHEVFVSGDFDTKFLERYDVMNS, from the coding sequence ATCATGAAAAAAGTGTTAATTGCCAATCGTGGTGAAATAGCTGTTCGTATTATTAGAGCATGCAAGGAGCTAAATATTGAAACTGTTGCTGTATATTCTGAAGCGGATCGAGAGGCTTTACATGTGCAACTGGCAGATGAAGCTTATTGTATAGGGCCTAGGTTATCGAAAGATTCCTATTTAAACTTTTCAAATATTATCAGCGTTGCCAAGCTAACGGGCTGTGAAGGCATACATCCTGGCTATGGTTTTCTAGCGGAAAATGCTGAATTCGCTGAGCTATGTGAGGAATGTGATATTAAGTTTATCGGTCCTACATCACAGGCGATCAAAAGCATGGGTATAAAGGATGTAGCAAAGGAAACTATGCAAAAAGCTGGAGTTCCTACAGTTCCTGGTTCAAAGGGTATCGTTAAAACGGAAGAGGATGCACTTAAGGTAGCAAATGAAATAGGATATCCGGTTATCATCAAAGCAACTGCTGGCGGTGGTGGTAAAGGTATCCGCGTAGCAAAAGACGAAGCTGATTTAATCAAAGGGATAAAAGTTACCCAAAAAGAAGCTGCTGCAGCATTTGGTAATCCTGGCGTTTATCTCGAAAAATATATTGAAGTATTTCGTCATGTAGAAATTCAAGTATTAGCTGACTCTCATGGTAATGCAGTACATTTGGGTGAAAGAGATTGCTCCATCCAAAGACGTATGCAAAAGCTAGTGGAAGAAGCTCCATCACCAGCTTTATCAGAAGCTATGCGTGCCGAAATGGGCGCCGCGGCAGTAAAGGCAGCATTAGCTGTAGGTTATGAAAGTGCTGGAACAGTAGAGTTTATTTTTGATCATATTAACCAAAAGTTCTACTTTATGGAGATGAATACTCGTATTCAAGTGGAGCATCCAGTGACAGAAATGATTACTGGTATTGACTTAATTAAACAAATGTTGAAAGTCGCAGCCGGAGAAAAATTGCCATTTGAGCAAAAAGATATTAAACTTAATGGATGGGCAATAGAATGTCGTATTAATGCGGAAAACCCAGATAAAAACTTCATGCCTTCTCCGGGACTTGTTGAATTCTATTTACCACCAGGCGGACTAGGAGTTCGAGTAGATTCAGCAGTATATCCTGGTTATACAATTCCTCCATTTTATGATTCTATGGTTGCTAAACTTATTACTTTTGGTGAGACAAGAGAAGAGGCGATTGCTAAGATGAAGCGTGCACTTAGTGAATTCGCCATTGAAGGTGTCGATACCACTATTGGCTTCCATGAAAAACTCATGAATCATGAGGTATTTGTCTCTGGAGATTTCGATACTAAGTTTTTAGAGAGATACGACGTGATGAATTCATAA
- a CDS encoding Asp23/Gls24 family envelope stress response protein: MTETTEQKFVQMTPDGKENLGTIEIAPEVITVIAGIATTEVEGIAGTRGNFAAGVVERLGKKVHGKGIKTEITNDGLYIDVYCLVKYGISVPNVAREVQSQIRQAIENMTSLVPTEVNVHITGVQFETVES; the protein is encoded by the coding sequence ATGACAGAAACAACCGAACAAAAATTTGTTCAAATGACTCCTGATGGCAAAGAAAACCTAGGGACAATTGAAATTGCTCCAGAGGTTATAACGGTAATTGCTGGAATTGCTACAACTGAAGTAGAAGGTATTGCGGGTACACGTGGTAACTTTGCAGCAGGCGTAGTAGAGCGATTAGGAAAAAAAGTGCATGGTAAGGGCATTAAGACTGAAATCACAAATGATGGTCTGTATATTGATGTATATTGCCTTGTGAAATACGGTATATCCGTTCCTAATGTAGCAAGAGAAGTGCAGTCTCAAATTCGTCAGGCTATTGAAAATATGACTAGCTTAGTTCCAACTGAAGTAAACGTTCATATTACAGGCGTACAATTTGAAACGGTTGAATCATGA
- the nusB gene encoding transcription antitermination factor NusB: MKRRQARELALQALFQLDNHEITIQEAIGHVTEENDPFLTDLVKGTIEHKDEIDTSLTDKLENWSLSRLPKIERTVLRIAVYELLYANEAPAKVVINEALEICKIYGDEKSSRFVNGVLSKYTDQ; encoded by the coding sequence ATGAAACGTAGACAAGCAAGAGAGCTAGCATTACAAGCACTATTTCAGCTAGACAATCATGAGATAACAATACAAGAAGCGATAGGTCATGTTACAGAAGAAAATGACCCTTTTTTAACTGATTTAGTGAAAGGGACAATTGAGCATAAAGATGAAATTGATACCTCTTTGACAGACAAGCTAGAAAACTGGTCTCTTTCCAGATTACCTAAAATCGAAAGAACAGTTCTTCGAATCGCAGTTTATGAACTACTATATGCAAACGAAGCACCAGCAAAAGTAGTTATAAATGAAGCATTGGAAATATGTAAAATCTATGGCGATGAAAAATCTAGCCGATTTGTAAATGGAGTTTTATCTAAATATACAGATCAATAA
- the folD gene encoding bifunctional methylenetetrahydrofolate dehydrogenase/methenyltetrahydrofolate cyclohydrolase FolD has translation MADNLINGKEIAGKVTEKVKERVEHLKSKGITPGLAVVLVGSDPASQTYVNSKTRTCERLGMYSVMIELEENISEEELLTHVNKLNDDDKIHGILVQLPLPKQINEDRVIAAISPLKDVDGFHPVNVGKMLIGQPTFLSCTPFGVMKLLEYSDIALEGKHAVVIGRSNIVGKPMGQLLLQKNATVTYCHSKTKDLHSFTKQADILVVATGQPKMINASHLKEGAVVIDVGIHRNEDNKLCGDVDFASAKEIASKITPVPGGVGPMTIAMLMENTCLAAENTLDK, from the coding sequence GTGGCAGATAATCTTATTAATGGGAAAGAAATAGCTGGAAAAGTAACTGAAAAAGTGAAAGAACGTGTGGAACATCTAAAATCAAAGGGTATTACACCAGGATTAGCGGTTGTATTAGTTGGAAGTGATCCAGCTTCTCAAACCTATGTGAATAGTAAAACACGAACGTGCGAAAGACTCGGTATGTATTCTGTTATGATAGAACTAGAAGAAAACATATCCGAAGAAGAACTATTAACTCACGTTAACAAGCTAAACGACGATGATAAGATACACGGTATTCTAGTTCAATTACCACTACCAAAGCAAATAAATGAGGATAGAGTAATTGCAGCTATATCTCCATTAAAAGATGTAGATGGTTTTCATCCAGTAAATGTCGGTAAGATGCTCATTGGGCAACCTACTTTCTTATCCTGTACGCCCTTTGGTGTAATGAAACTTTTAGAATATAGCGATATAGCATTAGAAGGGAAGCACGCTGTAGTTATTGGGAGAAGTAACATCGTTGGCAAACCAATGGGTCAGCTCCTTTTACAAAAGAACGCTACAGTAACCTACTGCCACTCGAAAACAAAAGACTTACATAGCTTTACAAAACAAGCAGATATTTTAGTAGTAGCAACTGGTCAGCCGAAAATGATCAATGCTAGTCACTTAAAAGAAGGTGCGGTTGTAATAGATGTTGGGATTCACCGTAATGAAGACAATAAACTATGCGGCGACGTAGACTTTGCTTCTGCTAAAGAAATTGCTTCTAAAATCACCCCTGTTCCTGGTGGTGTAGGTCCAATGACTATTGCAATGTTAATGGAAAATACATGCCTTGCAGCAGAGAATACACTAGATAAATAA
- the xseA gene encoding exodeoxyribonuclease VII large subunit: protein MSQTYLTVKALTKYIKRKFDADTHLRDVYVKGELSNVKVHSSGHIYFTLKDESARLTSVMFAMNARSLKFRPESGMNVLVRGDINVFEAAGQYQLYASSIQPDGIGELFLAFEQLKKKLEQEGLFHPNRKKRLPAFPKKIGVVTSKTGAAIRDILTTLERRYPISEVIVFPSIVQGPQAAPSIVKSIKQANTLGSIDVLIVGRGGGSIEDLWAFNEEIVARAIAESSVPIISAVGHETDTTIADFVSDLRAPTPTAAAEMAVPSKENLMKNILSYQSASLHFITKRLTDEKNRYERAITSPVMATPEKLYRPFIERYIRTEQQLNREVNRLFGDKVRNFSQLDNRFKQLSPQRLITLQSKHLVTSTNQLNQAMIAAFEKNRQQFIGSLRTLEALNPLKIMDRGYSITYKDGQVIKSIDEVQKGDTIAVTLPDGQIDAIVQQAVSKEGVK from the coding sequence ATGTCTCAAACATATTTAACTGTAAAAGCCTTAACTAAATACATAAAAAGAAAATTTGATGCGGATACTCATTTGCGAGATGTTTACGTAAAAGGAGAACTTTCAAATGTAAAGGTTCACTCTAGTGGTCACATTTATTTCACTTTAAAAGACGAATCTGCTCGTCTGACCTCAGTTATGTTTGCTATGAACGCTCGTAGCCTTAAATTCAGACCTGAGAGTGGTATGAATGTGCTAGTTCGAGGGGACATTAATGTATTTGAGGCAGCAGGACAATATCAGTTGTATGCCTCTTCTATACAGCCAGATGGTATTGGCGAGCTTTTTTTAGCCTTCGAACAGCTAAAGAAAAAGCTAGAACAAGAAGGACTTTTTCATCCAAATAGGAAAAAACGACTGCCTGCATTTCCTAAAAAAATTGGAGTCGTCACATCGAAGACAGGTGCAGCGATTCGAGATATTTTGACTACGCTCGAAAGACGTTACCCAATTAGTGAGGTTATCGTTTTCCCTAGTATCGTCCAAGGCCCTCAAGCAGCCCCTTCTATCGTAAAATCCATTAAACAAGCTAATACCCTAGGAAGTATTGATGTATTAATCGTTGGTAGAGGTGGAGGATCCATAGAGGACTTATGGGCATTTAACGAGGAAATTGTTGCTCGGGCAATAGCAGAAAGCAGTGTTCCTATCATTAGTGCGGTGGGACATGAAACAGATACAACTATTGCTGACTTTGTATCTGATTTAAGGGCACCAACACCGACAGCAGCTGCAGAAATGGCTGTCCCAAGCAAAGAAAATCTTATGAAGAACATTCTATCTTATCAGTCTGCAAGTCTTCACTTTATTACTAAAAGACTGACGGATGAAAAAAACAGATACGAAAGAGCAATCACCTCACCAGTCATGGCAACTCCTGAAAAATTATATCGTCCCTTTATAGAGAGATATATTCGAACGGAACAGCAACTGAATCGAGAGGTTAATCGATTATTTGGTGACAAAGTGCGCAACTTTTCTCAGTTAGACAATCGGTTCAAACAGCTTTCACCGCAAAGATTGATTACATTACAATCTAAACATTTGGTAACTAGTACAAATCAACTGAACCAAGCAATGATTGCGGCTTTTGAAAAAAATCGTCAACAATTTATTGGGTCGTTAAGAACCTTGGAGGCTCTAAATCCTCTAAAAATCATGGACCGCGGCTACAGCATTACTTATAAGGATGGCCAAGTAATCAAGTCGATAGATGAAGTTCAAAAAGGTGATACAATCGCTGTCACTTTACCTGATGGTCAAATAGATGCCATAGTTCAACAAGCAGTGAGTAAAGAGGGGGTAAAATAA
- the xseB gene encoding exodeoxyribonuclease VII small subunit: MAKKEIPFDEAMLQLEQIVRQLEQGDVPLENAIELYQKGMELSKLCSDKLQSAEKQLVSFMGENKEEVGQNDE, translated from the coding sequence ATGGCAAAAAAAGAGATTCCATTTGATGAAGCAATGCTCCAATTAGAACAAATTGTTCGTCAGCTAGAGCAAGGGGATGTCCCGCTTGAAAATGCAATCGAGCTCTACCAAAAAGGGATGGAGCTATCTAAACTTTGCAGTGATAAATTACAAAGCGCTGAAAAACAATTAGTTTCCTTTATGGGGGAAAATAAAGAAGAGGTAGGGCAAAATGATGAGTAA
- a CDS encoding polyprenyl synthetase family protein, with translation MMSNLQTFIETNLPHIELQLESIINNIKAPHELKEAMLYSLRAGGKRIRPLYTLAVLQELGVENVEAIKVASTIEMIHTYSLIHDDLPSMDNDDLRRGKPTNHKVFGEALAILAGDALVTLAFGIIARLKDLEPSQKVRLIDQLSMASGAEGMVGGQVLDMLGEGKRLSLEELEEVHLNKTGALLSYSILAGGIIANANEDIMKALHQYSIHIGLAFQIQDDILDVEGTSEQLGKTAGKDILSEKNTYPSILTLAGAKEQLQKQYNLAIEALHPVTLNKGLLVELADYITKRSK, from the coding sequence ATGATGAGTAACTTACAAACATTTATTGAAACCAACCTTCCACATATTGAACTCCAGCTCGAGTCAATTATAAATAACATTAAAGCTCCACATGAATTAAAAGAAGCTATGCTTTACTCTCTTAGAGCAGGCGGTAAGAGAATTAGACCGTTATACACTCTTGCTGTGTTGCAAGAACTTGGAGTGGAAAATGTAGAAGCTATAAAAGTTGCCAGTACTATAGAGATGATTCATACCTATTCTTTAATACATGATGACTTACCTAGCATGGACAATGATGATTTACGCAGAGGTAAGCCTACTAACCATAAGGTTTTTGGTGAAGCTTTAGCAATTCTTGCAGGGGATGCCTTAGTAACACTAGCATTCGGCATTATAGCTAGACTCAAAGACTTGGAGCCGAGCCAAAAAGTTCGCTTGATTGATCAATTAAGTATGGCATCAGGAGCGGAAGGTATGGTAGGCGGTCAAGTTTTAGATATGCTTGGAGAAGGTAAGAGACTTTCTTTAGAAGAGTTAGAAGAGGTACATCTGAACAAAACTGGAGCATTATTATCTTATAGTATTTTAGCTGGCGGAATAATTGCCAATGCAAACGAAGATATTATGAAAGCTCTCCATCAATATTCCATCCATATTGGACTAGCTTTTCAAATTCAAGATGATATTTTAGACGTTGAAGGTACTTCTGAGCAATTAGGTAAAACTGCTGGAAAAGATATTTTGAGTGAAAAAAATACTTATCCTTCTATTTTAACTTTGGCTGGTGCTAAGGAACAATTACAGAAGCAGTATAATTTGGCCATTGAGGCGTTACATCCTGTAACACTAAACAAGGGACTTTTAGTAGAATTAGCCGACTACATAACAAAAAGATCAAAATAA
- the dxs gene encoding 1-deoxy-D-xylulose-5-phosphate synthase, with product MDLTSISSPSFLKRLDNEQLKDLSEDIRSFLIEKLSVTGGHIGPNLGVVELTVALHKAFNSPDDKFLWDVGHQAYVHKILTGRADQFDTLRQFKGLCGFPKMIESEHDVWEAGHSSTSLSAAMGMAKARDIQKKKNFVIPIIGDGALTGGMALEALNHIGHEKTDMIVILNDNEMSIAPNVGALHNVLGKLRTHGTYNKAKDEIESLLKKIPAVGGKLAGTAERLKDSLKYLLVSGAFFEELGFTYLGPIDGHSFEDLEENLKNAKKMKGPVLIHVITKKGKGFKPAEQDKIGTWHGTGPYKMETGDFVKSASKAPSWSALVAETARKLAREDNRIVAITPAMPVGSKLEGFASEFPDRMFDVGIAEQHATTMAAGMAAEGMKPLLVIYSTFLQRAYDQVLHDICRQKLNVVIGIDRSGLVGADGETHQGVFDISFLRHMPNMVIMMPKDENEGQHMVKTAFDYSDGPIALRYPRGNGLGVPMDEELTPIPIGSWEVLKEGSQAVILTFGTTIPMALKAADELSKLNISVEVVNARFIKPLDEAMLKDIHSRNMPIITVEESALQGGFGSAVLEYYNEQNLQANVKRIGIPDMFIEHGDVNQLLEEINITSDSIIDLVKSTLKESPRYISS from the coding sequence ATGGATTTAACTTCAATTTCTAGTCCATCCTTTTTAAAACGTTTAGACAATGAACAATTAAAGGACTTAAGTGAAGATATTCGATCGTTTTTAATAGAAAAGTTATCAGTTACAGGTGGACATATTGGACCTAACTTAGGTGTAGTTGAATTAACTGTGGCACTGCATAAAGCTTTTAATAGCCCAGATGATAAATTTCTTTGGGATGTTGGACACCAGGCATACGTTCACAAAATCTTAACTGGCCGTGCAGATCAATTCGATACGCTACGCCAATTTAAAGGACTATGTGGATTTCCTAAAATGATTGAAAGCGAGCACGATGTATGGGAGGCAGGGCATAGCTCTACTTCTCTTTCTGCCGCAATGGGAATGGCAAAAGCTCGTGATATTCAAAAGAAGAAAAACTTTGTGATACCTATTATTGGTGATGGGGCTCTCACAGGTGGTATGGCTCTTGAAGCATTGAATCATATCGGTCATGAAAAAACAGACATGATTGTCATTCTAAACGATAATGAGATGTCGATTGCTCCAAACGTAGGAGCATTGCATAATGTATTGGGTAAATTACGTACTCATGGAACGTATAACAAGGCTAAGGATGAAATTGAATCCTTGCTGAAAAAAATTCCAGCTGTTGGCGGTAAACTAGCAGGTACTGCAGAACGCTTAAAAGATTCGTTAAAGTATCTACTAGTTTCTGGAGCATTTTTTGAAGAACTAGGCTTCACTTACCTTGGACCAATTGATGGGCATAGCTTTGAAGACCTAGAAGAAAACTTGAAAAATGCGAAAAAAATGAAGGGCCCAGTCCTTATTCATGTGATTACGAAAAAAGGAAAAGGCTTCAAACCGGCTGAACAAGATAAAATAGGTACTTGGCATGGTACAGGTCCTTATAAAATGGAGACTGGTGACTTTGTGAAGTCTGCCTCTAAAGCACCTTCTTGGAGTGCACTAGTAGCCGAAACTGCAAGAAAATTAGCTCGTGAAGATAATCGTATTGTAGCAATTACTCCAGCTATGCCGGTTGGTTCTAAATTGGAAGGGTTTGCATCAGAATTCCCTGATCGAATGTTCGATGTAGGGATAGCAGAGCAGCACGCCACTACAATGGCAGCTGGAATGGCAGCTGAAGGGATGAAACCGTTATTAGTCATCTATTCTACATTCCTTCAACGAGCATATGATCAAGTTTTACACGATATTTGCCGTCAAAAGTTAAATGTAGTAATTGGTATTGACCGTTCAGGTCTAGTAGGAGCAGATGGAGAAACGCATCAAGGCGTATTTGATATTTCCTTCCTTCGACATATGCCTAATATGGTCATCATGATGCCAAAAGATGAAAATGAAGGACAACATATGGTAAAAACTGCGTTTGACTATTCTGATGGCCCAATTGCCCTACGCTACCCTCGTGGTAACGGACTTGGCGTCCCAATGGACGAAGAGCTAACTCCTATTCCAATCGGGTCTTGGGAAGTACTAAAAGAAGGTAGTCAAGCCGTGATTCTAACATTTGGAACTACTATTCCAATGGCATTAAAGGCAGCAGACGAGCTAAGTAAATTAAATATCTCTGTAGAAGTAGTAAATGCTCGTTTTATCAAACCACTTGATGAAGCAATGCTCAAAGATATTCACTCGCGTAATATGCCTATTATTACAGTTGAAGAAAGCGCCTTGCAAGGTGGATTTGGAAGTGCTGTATTGGAATATTATAACGAACAAAATTTACAAGCAAATGTTAAAAGAATTGGTATTCCTGATATGTTTATTGAACATGGAGATGTTAATCAATTGCTCGAAGAAATTAATATTACAAGCGATAGCATAATCGATTTAGTAAAATCTACTTTAAAAGAAAGCCCAAGGTATATCTCCTCATGA
- a CDS encoding TlyA family RNA methyltransferase, which produces MSKIPKERVDILLVEQGLFETREKAKRAIMAGLIYKNEERIDKPGEKIEVSSVLTVKGQVLKYVSRGGLKLEKAIEQFDLEIKDKIMLDIGSSTGGFTDCGLQNGVTHAYALDVGSNQLAWKIRQDPRVTVMEKTNFRYSTPADFQEGLPSFASIDVSFISLKLIFPTLKTIIVPNGDVIALVKPQFEAGKDRVGKKGVVRDKAVHIDVLNDIATFAESQGFQLKNVSYSPITGGEGNIEFLFHLVSVNPEEVLPHTFDFEKLVNEAHNLLK; this is translated from the coding sequence ATGAGTAAGATACCAAAAGAGAGAGTAGATATACTCTTAGTAGAACAAGGGTTGTTTGAAACGAGAGAAAAAGCTAAACGTGCTATTATGGCTGGGCTTATCTACAAGAATGAAGAAAGAATAGATAAGCCAGGAGAAAAAATAGAGGTCTCTTCTGTATTAACGGTAAAGGGACAGGTTTTAAAATATGTAAGCCGTGGTGGTTTAAAGCTAGAAAAAGCAATCGAACAGTTTGATCTAGAGATTAAGGATAAAATTATGTTAGACATTGGCTCTTCTACTGGTGGATTCACAGACTGTGGACTTCAAAATGGAGTGACACATGCTTACGCATTAGATGTCGGTAGTAATCAATTGGCTTGGAAAATCAGGCAGGACCCACGTGTAACGGTAATGGAAAAAACAAATTTCCGTTATTCTACGCCTGCTGATTTCCAAGAAGGCCTACCGTCGTTTGCTTCTATCGATGTTTCTTTTATATCCCTTAAGCTTATCTTCCCAACTTTAAAGACAATCATCGTTCCAAACGGAGATGTGATTGCTTTAGTTAAGCCTCAGTTTGAAGCTGGAAAAGATAGAGTTGGTAAAAAGGGTGTAGTGAGAGATAAGGCAGTGCATATAGATGTGCTCAACGATATAGCAACTTTTGCCGAAAGCCAAGGCTTCCAATTGAAAAATGTTTCTTATTCACCTATTACGGGTGGTGAAGGAAATATAGAATTTCTATTCCATTTAGTTAGTGTGAATCCTGAAGAGGTTCTCCCTCATACGTTCGACTTTGAAAAACTTGTCAATGAGGCTCATAATTTATTAAAATAA
- the argR gene encoding transcriptional regulator ArgR: protein MNKGQRHIRIRDIIANFEIETQDDLVDHLKNAGVNVTQATVSRDIKELHLVKVPLPNGNYKYSLPADQRFNPMQKLHRALTDAFVSIDGASHFLVMKTLPGNAHAIGSLIDYLDWEEILGTICGDDTCLIICRTEEDSQTLKNRLLEML from the coding sequence ATGAATAAAGGACAACGGCATATTCGTATTAGGGATATAATAGCGAATTTTGAAATTGAAACACAGGATGATTTAGTCGATCATTTAAAAAATGCTGGGGTTAACGTTACTCAGGCTACGGTATCCAGAGATATTAAGGAACTACATTTAGTAAAGGTGCCCTTACCAAATGGTAACTATAAGTACAGTTTGCCTGCAGACCAACGATTTAATCCTATGCAAAAGCTGCATAGAGCATTAACAGATGCCTTTGTTAGTATCGATGGAGCAAGTCATTTTTTAGTTATGAAAACTTTACCAGGTAATGCTCATGCTATTGGCTCGCTGATCGATTATTTGGATTGGGAAGAGATATTGGGGACTATTTGTGGTGACGACACGTGCTTAATCATTTGTAGGACAGAAGAAGATAGTCAAACTTTAAAAAATCGTTTACTGGAAATGCTGTAA
- the recN gene encoding DNA repair protein RecN, whose translation MLKELSIKNFAIIDELSVGFDEGLTVLTGETGAGKSIIIDAVHLLCGGRGSQEFIRHGARKAELEGLFIITDPQHSVFKKMFDVGIDVDDETIILRRDLNDSGKSVCRVNGKLVTIGILREIGASLIDIHGQHESQELMDDKAHIHLLDQFAGEDLKVVKENYKELFHKYKKWKKELATLTENEQQIAHKIDLYTFQVEEIAEAQLKSGEEELLQNEKKKLLNFHKVFDKMSNSYEAILGESKGLDYIGTAMSDLMDISDVDDNMKELSESVSSAFYILQDAAHQLKNELDEMEYDSNQLLEVEERLATIQTLKRKYGSSIEEILEYKDQIQHSLSQLVNRDEQIQKMGEKIKQIEIDLQLEANELTVKRKIAAEKLSKAIMEQLKELYMEKATFSVMFHEQSNQTYNEDGLDDLSFYISTNVGEPLKALTKIASGGELSRMMLALKSIFSKHQGITSIIFDEVDTGVSGRVAQAIAEKIAGIATNSQVLCISHLSQVAAMADQHLLIRKEVTGNRTYTLLEEITDNKRAEELSRMMSGTEITTTTLKHSKELLKIANERKKILRNS comes from the coding sequence TTGTTAAAAGAACTTTCCATTAAAAACTTTGCTATTATAGACGAGCTATCAGTTGGCTTCGACGAAGGACTAACTGTATTAACTGGTGAGACTGGTGCTGGTAAATCCATTATTATAGATGCAGTTCATTTACTCTGTGGAGGTAGAGGCTCACAGGAATTTATTCGACATGGAGCACGGAAAGCTGAACTGGAAGGATTATTCATCATAACAGATCCACAACATAGTGTTTTTAAGAAAATGTTTGACGTTGGTATAGATGTCGACGACGAAACTATTATTCTCCGTAGAGATTTAAATGATTCTGGAAAAAGTGTCTGTAGAGTTAATGGAAAATTAGTTACTATAGGCATTCTAAGAGAGATTGGTGCTAGTTTAATAGATATTCATGGCCAACATGAAAGCCAAGAACTTATGGACGACAAAGCTCATATTCATTTACTAGACCAGTTTGCTGGCGAAGACTTAAAGGTAGTAAAAGAAAATTATAAAGAATTGTTCCATAAATATAAAAAATGGAAAAAAGAACTTGCGACATTAACGGAAAACGAACAACAAATAGCGCACAAAATAGATTTGTACACTTTTCAAGTAGAGGAAATAGCGGAAGCACAGTTGAAAAGTGGAGAAGAAGAATTGCTCCAAAATGAAAAAAAGAAATTATTAAACTTTCATAAGGTGTTCGACAAGATGAGTAATTCCTATGAAGCTATTTTAGGAGAATCTAAAGGATTAGATTATATAGGAACTGCAATGTCAGATTTAATGGATATATCCGATGTTGATGATAATATGAAGGAGTTAAGCGAAAGCGTATCTTCTGCTTTTTATATATTACAGGATGCCGCCCACCAGCTTAAAAATGAGCTGGATGAGATGGAATATGATAGCAATCAGTTGCTTGAGGTGGAAGAGAGACTTGCAACTATTCAAACGTTAAAGAGAAAATATGGCTCATCCATTGAAGAAATTTTAGAATACAAAGATCAAATTCAGCATAGCCTAAGCCAATTAGTCAATCGAGATGAACAGATTCAAAAAATGGGTGAAAAAATAAAGCAAATTGAAATTGATCTCCAGCTAGAAGCAAATGAATTGACCGTAAAACGTAAAATTGCTGCTGAAAAGTTAAGTAAAGCAATTATGGAGCAGCTTAAAGAGTTATATATGGAAAAAGCTACTTTTTCAGTTATGTTTCACGAGCAGTCTAACCAAACGTATAATGAAGATGGCTTAGATGACTTGTCATTTTACATTTCTACAAATGTGGGAGAGCCATTAAAAGCATTAACGAAAATAGCGTCCGGAGGAGAACTTTCTCGTATGATGTTGGCCCTAAAAAGCATTTTTTCAAAACATCAAGGGATTACTTCCATCATTTTCGATGAAGTAGATACAGGAGTTAGCGGACGTGTTGCTCAGGCCATAGCGGAGAAAATAGCTGGCATTGCTACGAATTCTCAGGTTTTGTGCATTTCTCATCTTTCTCAGGTTGCAGCAATGGCAGATCAGCATTTGTTAATCCGAAAAGAAGTGACTGGAAACAGAACATATACATTATTGGAGGAAATAACAGACAATAAACGAGCTGAGGAATTGAGCCGAATGATGTCAGGTACCGAAATAACTACGACCACATTAAAACACTCCAAAGAATTATTAAAAATTGCAAATGAACGTAAAAAAATATTAAGAAACTCCTGA